AGTTATTAACATAATAGGCCTTAAGGACATCAAACCTGGCGGAATCGTTGAAGTTGAAGTAATTAACGAGAATGGTGCTAAAAGCAGTTTTAAAGCTAAGTGTAGGATAGATACCCAAAACGAGCTTAACATCGCAAAAAGTGGAGGTATAATGCAAAAAGTGCTAAACACCCTATTCCACTAACCCCAAATCCAGTAATCAATCACTTCTTACTACTCCTCAGATAACGCAAAATGTAAGACTTAAAAACATCAAAACTCCTAGCCCCTACTATCCTCTCCACTATCTTTCCATCATAACCTATTATAAAAGTAACAGGTATAGAGTATATACCACCATACAGCTGAGTTATTCCACCATCCGAGTCATGCACAATGGGATAATTAAACTTATACTTTTGCGAAATTATCTTCACATCTTCTAAGTTACGGTCAACAGAAACCCCAACTAGCAAAATATCATTACTAAATTCCTCTTGAAGATTTATAAGGTCAGGTATCTCATACTTGCAAGGAGGACACCAACTAGCCCAGAAATTAACCACCAAAAGCCTCTTGCCAACATATTTAGAAAGATCTACAACACCACCATCTATTGATCGTGCCTTAAATATAAAAGGAGGATACTTCCACCCAACATCCTTCGCCTTACTACCATAACCATAATATTGAAGACACACCACTAACAAAACCAACATCACTAATTTCCCAAATTTCACCATGTACTTCATATTTATACCCTCTACTGTAATAGGTATATACAATATACTAAGTTACCCTGTTTTTGTCAAGCGAAAAAGTAATCAGTTTTCAATTTTCTTAAGTTTGCTTAAACCTTTTGGAAAGAGCTGGTGAGCCTTATTTATAATCGTGATATGAAGTATGTGATAGCCATAATAAGGCCGGAAAAACTAGATGAAGTTAAGGAGGCTTTAAGAGAGATTGATGTATCTAGAATGACTGTTACTGAAGTTCAAGGTTATGGCAGGCAGAGAGGGTATCTTGACGAGGTTTTGGGAGTGGATAAAGGAATAAGGTTTGTTAGGAAAATAAAGCTTGAAATAGCAGTAAATGATGAATTTCTAGAACCTACCATAAATACCATTCTTAGAGTAGCAAAAACTGAGGATGGTAGGATAGGCGATGGTAAGATATTTGTTATTCCTCTTGAGGAGGTAGTGAGAATAAGAACTGGCGAGAGAGGAAGGGAAGCTATATGAAAATTGTTTTCTCATCTGCAAAAAACAGAATAGTCGGGGACAAAGTTGTTATTGAGGAAGCTAGTGATTTTAGGCATCTAAGGAAGGTTCAAAGGATAAAAATAGGTGAGGAGATGCTGTTTTTTGAGTTAGAAAGGCAGTTGCAGTTTAGATGTAAAGTCGTAGAGTTTGGAAAAGAGAAAATAATACTTAGAATACTAGAAAGTAACCACATCTTAAGAAGTAAGCCAGAAGTTTTTGTAGTCCAAGCACTGATACAGAAAGGAGCATTTGAAGATGAACTGAACAGATTATCAGAACTAGGAGTGGACTTTATCCAACCTATCATCTCAAAACATTCTCAGAATTTTGACTTTAATGAAAAATACCTAGAGAGACTAAAAAGGATCGTTTACGAAGGTGCCAAAGCTGTAGGAAACCCTTTCCCTACTACTGTTCTTAAGCCATTTAGTATAACAAAAGGTTTTAGCAAATTTGAAGAATTTGTTAAAAGCTTTGAAGATAACACCAAATTTCTGCTTTTCACAAACAGAGAAATCAACAACATCTCTATAAATTTCCTTGACATCTTACCAAGTCTGAGGGGATATGATAGGATAGTTGTGTGCGTTGGTAGCGAAGGGGGATTTACTGAAGAGGAAGAGAACACTATTGCTTCTCTCGGTTTTACTCCTGTGAACCTAGGTAAGAGTATTCTTTTAAGGTCTGACACAGTTTGTGTAGGAGTAAGCTTTTCCTTAAGACTTTTGAAATTTTAAAACTTCACCTTAGATCTAATTTTCCGAAACATAGTATTAAGTTGAGGGAATATATGGGAATGTTTACTTCTTTAAACATAGCTGGAAGCGGTTTAACCGCACAAAGATTTAGACTTGATGTTATTGCAAACAATATTGCAAATGTTGAAACAACAAGAACTACTGAAGGAGGCCCTTATCAGAGACAAAGAGTAATACTTATGCC
The sequence above is a segment of the Brevinematia bacterium genome. Coding sequences within it:
- a CDS encoding RsmE family RNA methyltransferase gives rise to the protein MKIVFSSAKNRIVGDKVVIEEASDFRHLRKVQRIKIGEEMLFFELERQLQFRCKVVEFGKEKIILRILESNHILRSKPEVFVVQALIQKGAFEDELNRLSELGVDFIQPIISKHSQNFDFNEKYLERLKRIVYEGAKAVGNPFPTTVLKPFSITKGFSKFEEFVKSFEDNTKFLLFTNREINNISINFLDILPSLRGYDRIVVCVGSEGGFTEEEENTIASLGFTPVNLGKSILLRSDTVCVGVSFSLRLLKF
- a CDS encoding P-II family nitrogen regulator yields the protein MKYVIAIIRPEKLDEVKEALREIDVSRMTVTEVQGYGRQRGYLDEVLGVDKGIRFVRKIKLEIAVNDEFLEPTINTILRVAKTEDGRIGDGKIFVIPLEEVVRIRTGERGREAI
- a CDS encoding TlpA disulfide reductase family protein — translated: MKYMVKFGKLVMLVLLVVCLQYYGYGSKAKDVGWKYPPFIFKARSIDGGVVDLSKYVGKRLLVVNFWASWCPPCKYEIPDLINLQEEFSNDILLVGVSVDRNLEDVKIISQKYKFNYPIVHDSDGGITQLYGGIYSIPVTFIIGYDGKIVERIVGARSFDVFKSYILRYLRSSKK